ACCACCTGCGGGTGCACGCCCACCACCGCCGGATCATCCAGACCGCCTGGGACCTCGGCGACCTGGAGCAGTTCGCGAAGCTCAACCTGCGGCGCTGGGCGCACATGCTCGCCTTCCGGGGCCACTTCCTGAGCAAGTCCCGCGCCTACTCGACCACCTTCAAGGCCATCCGGGGCGAACGTCGCGCGTTCCGCACCGCCGAAATGCTCGACCAGCTCGGCCACGACCCCGGCTCGGTCCTGGTGGTCAACGACTGGACCTACACCGGCACCGGCTACGCCGACGACGCCGAGCGCGAACTTGCCCTGGCCATCGCTGAACGAACCCGTGAGCAGCGCAAGCGCAAGTACGAACAGGAGGTAGCAGCATGAGCAAGCTCTGGGGGATGAAGGAGGTCGCCGACTTCCTGGGCGTCCCGGTCAACACCCTTTACCAGTGGCGCACCCGCAACTACGGCCCGCCCGGCAAGCGCATCGGCAAGTACGTGCGCTTCGTCCCCGACCAGGTCAAAGCCTGGGTCGACTCGCTGCCGGACGGACTCGCCTGATGCCTCGGCCACCGCTGCCGCTCGGCACCTACGGCAAGATCCGCACCTACCAGGACTCGGCGGGCTGGCGGGCCAGGACCAACTTCCGGGACTTCGACGGCGTCACCAGGCCGGTGGAACGTCGGGGTCGGACGGAGGCTACGGCGATCCGGGCGCTGAAGAAGGCGTTGGCGGAACGCACGGCCCCGGTGGACTCGGAAGGCATCACGCCCGACATGCGGTTCCGGACGGCCGCCGAGTTGTGGTTGCGGGAGTTCCAGCGGGCCGTTGACTCGGGCAGGCGGTCCCCCACCTCGAAGGAGACCTACGAAAGCAGGCTCAACGGCTTGGTGCTGCCCGCGATCGGTGATCTGCGGGTGCGCGAGTTGACCGTGCCGCGTCTGGACAAGGTGGTGGCCGCAGCACAGGACTTGCACAGCTCGGCCACCGCCAAGACGGTGCGCACGATCCTGTCCGGCGTCTGCGGCCTGGCCGTCCGGCACGGTGCCCTCCCGGCCAACCCGGTGCGAGACGTCGGGCGGTTGGAGGGCAAGAAGTCACGGCCGCGTGCGCTGTCCGAAGACGAGTTGGCGGACCTGTTGGGCAAGCTGGATGACGACGAGGTGGCGGTCCGCCAAGACCTCCCGGACCTGGCTCGGTGGTACGCGGGCACAGGGGAGCGCACCGGGGAAGGGCTCGCCGTCCACTGGGAACACCTCGACTTGGACGCGGGCGTGGTGAACTGGGGCGGGAGCCTCATCCGGGTCAAGGGCCAGGGGCAGAGGATCAACACGGGTAAGACGGACGTGTCCGAGCGGGCCTTGGCGCTGCCGAGTTGGCTGGTGCTCAACCTCCGTGATCGCCGTGTTCGGGTGGCCGAGCGCTTCGGGGTCGCGCCGGAGCAGCTGACCGGCCCGGTGTACCCGAACACCCTCGGCGGCCTGCGGGACAAGCACAACACGCTTGCCCGATGGCGCGAGTTCCGGCAGCGCGCGGGCTATCCCTGGGTCACCTTCCGCACGTTCCGGCGGTCGGTGGCGACCATCCTGGACGAGGCCGGGTTGACCGCTCGGCAGATCGCCGACCAGCTCGGCCACTCGAAGGTCTCGACGTCGCAGGACGTCTACATGGCGCGCCGAGTGACCAGTCGCAGGGCAGCTGAAGCCCTGGAGGCGGTTAAGGGGTTCCGCCCGTAAAGTGGGGCAAAAGCATGGCGTTGATCATGGTGCCGTCTGATGCCACCTCGTTGACCAGCGGAAACAGTGGGGCGGGTGGGGTTCGAACCCACGACCTGACGGATTATGAGTCCGCTGCTCTGACCGGCTGAGCTACCGCCCCCTGACGTGCGGTTCTGGAGGGTACAGAGGGGGACTACCCCGCGTCTCCACAACCCGGCACGGCGTGACCAAGCTGTGCACTCCCGACTACGGGGCTCCGAGGTCGGACGGCCGGTAGGTGTTCGGGTAGCCGGGGTAGGTGCGGTTGCGCGGGTCGTTCGTCAACCGCGGGGTCCGGCGCGGTGGGAGGAGGCGGACGGTGTGGGCGCGGGTGTGCAGGGCCAGTTCGGCGGCTCGGGTCAGCCAGGTGGGCTGGGCGGGGAAGCCGAAGGCGTCGAGCATCGGTCGGTCGAGCATGGCCAGCACGGCGCGGGAGGTCAGGCTGCGGGGCGCCGGGTACCAGGAGCAGAACAGGTCCAGGGTGTACCGGCCGATCGCCCGGTTCGTGTCGCTGTAGGTGAACCGCGAAGCCTCGTACTCGCGCTTGAACGTCCGGTACTCCTCGTACGACCCCGGCAGCGCCTTGATCCCCATCCGCGCGCCCACCGCCGTGTAGAAGTGGAACGCGGCCAGGCGCTCGTGGTCCGTCAGCGGTCGCCAGCCGTACTTCGTGATCCACTCGATCGGGTCGAAGATGAACGTCGACAGCACGTACCGCATGTCGTCGTTCGAGATGTCGTACCGCCCGTGCAGCCGGTTCACCACGCGCAGCGCCTCACGCCCGCGCGGCGAGTCGTAGCCGTGGTCGACCAGCTCCGCCATCAGCAGCGCCGTGTCGTCGTACCGCTTCTGCGGCCGGCGCTCGAACTCGCCGGTCTTGGCCAGCAGCGCCGAGATGGACGGCACGCAGTAGGTCCGGAACAGGGCGAACTCCAGCGCCCGCACGTAGTCCCACGGGAACTCGTACCCGGACGACAGGCGCATGATCTCGACGTGGTCCCGCTCGGGGTCCAGCGACGTGATGCGGCGACGGTTGGCGAAGCGGTCGGCCATGTGGATCAGCGTGCCCCAAGAAACCGGCCCGGAGGGAGTGACAATCGGGTGACGTGCGGGTACCCCGCACCCATGAGACGACAAAACCCCAGGTCCGCCGGACCTGGGGTGCCATCGCGCTCCCCCTACTGGATTCGAACCAGTAACCCTTCGATTAACAGTCGAATGCTCTGCCATTGAGCTAAGGGGGAATGTTCTGTTGTGGACCGGGCCTCCCGGCCCGACAGGACGTAACTCTAGCGCATCCTCAACAGTGTCCGCACACACCCCCTCCCCTTCCGGTAGGAAGGGGTGTGACCAGGCACGATCTCCAGGAGAGGACATCCTCATGAAGGGCATCCTGCTCGGCGCCGCCGTCGGCTACGTCCTAGGGGCACGCGCCGGACGCCAGCGCTACGACCAGATCGTGCGCGCCTACCGCTCGCTGGCCGACCACCCGGCCGTCCAGGGAGCGGCGGGCATCGTCCGGGCCAAGGTGGGCGAGAAGACCGGCTTCGACCGCCACCGCTCGCACGCCAACGGCCACCGGCGCGATCCGGTCATCCCCCGCGCCAACTAGTGCGCGACTCCGAGGCCGCCCTCCCGCGCAGGAGGGCGGCCTCGAAGAGTTCAGGCCACTTGCGCCACGGCGAAGACCCGGCGGAACGGGAACCAGGTCGTGCCGTCCGACCGCCGCGGGTACGCCTCGCGCAGCGCGGGCGCCAGTTCGCCCCGGAACGCGGCCCAGCCCGCGTCGTCCAGCGCCGCCCTGATCGGCCGCAGCGCCGTTCCCGTGATCCACTCCAGCACGGCGTCCTCGCCCTCCAGCCGCTGGAGGTACGTCGTCTCCCACGCGTCCACCGCGCAGCCGTCCAACACCTCCGCGTACCCGCGCGGGTCGAGCACCGGCGACGGCCGCAGCAGCCCCCGCAGCTCGGGCCACGACGCGTCGACCAGCGACCGCACCAGCTCGTGCGACGGCCCGGAGAAGTTGCCCGGCACCTGCGTCGCCAGCCACGCGCCGGACGGCAGCGCCCGGACCCACGACCGCAGCAGGTCCTCGTGCCCCGGCACCCACTGCAGCACCGCGTTGGTCACCACCACGTCGGTGTCCGGCGCGGGCTCCCACGACGCCACGTCACCGACCCGCGCGTCGACACCGCGCGCCCGCGCCGCCGAGACCATCTCCGGTGACGAGTCCAGCGCCTCCAGCACCGCCGACGGCCAGCGCTCGGCCAGCGACGCGGTCAGGTTGCCCGGACCGCAGCCCAGGTCCACCACCCGCCGCGGCGACTCGGCGCCGACCCGCGCCACCAGCTCGTGGAACGGTCGCGACCGGTGATCGGCGAACGCCAGGTACTTGCCCGGATCCCACACGCGCGCACCCCCAGTAGCAGTACGGACGCACTAACACTGGACAGTACGCCCGTACTGCAAGGAGTCAACCGCGCAGCTTCGCGATCTTCGCCGCCACCGCCGCCGCCACCTCGCGCACCCGCTCCACGTCGGCGCCCGGGTCCGGCCGCACCTGCAGCACCACGCCGTCCCGCCCGGCCACCTTCCGCTGCACGAACCACGCGCCGACCGCGGTGTTGTGCTCCCGCGACTTGATCGACCCGGTCACCCGCTCGTGCACCACCTTGGGCAGGTTGCCCTCCGACGTCAGCGCGAACCGCTGCGGCGCGAGGTCGCGCAGCACCACGGCCGCGCCCGCCGCGCCGTCCTCGACCGCCTCGATCACCGTCAACGCGTTCCCGCTCCACGCCGCCTTGCTGATCAGGTGCCACCCGACCCGCCGCGGACCGGGCTGCCCCGGATCGGGCAACCACAGCCCGTGCGACGTCGCCACCAGCCACTCGGAGCCGACGGCGGCCGACGCCAGCACGTTCTCGTCGGCCTCCAGCGACCCGGTGAACCCCTCGGGCGCACCCGAGCCGAAAACCCTCCGGAACAGCCCCATCACAGCCCGCCCACCGCTTGTTGGCCCAACGCCTTGTGGTAGTCCTCCAGCGCGATCAGGTCGCCGAACAGGGCCCGGTACTCGTCCGGCTCCTCGATCGGCGACACCCGCCGCAGCCTCGACTTGATCTCGGTGATCTGCCCGGACACCAGGATCTGCTGCAACCGCGCCAGCACGCTCTGCACGTACCGGTACTCGTCGTCGGACTTGACCCGCAGCGGCTCGACGCTCAGCTCGGTCAGCACCGACCGCACGGCCTGCTGCCGGCACGCCTGCGACACCGCGTCCAGGAACGCGGGCCCCGACAACCCGGACGACGCGCCGCCCGCCTCCCGGACGGCCTGGTGCAGCGCCAGGTACGCGGGGTGGGTGAACGCCTCGTCGGGCAGCGAGTCGTAGTACGGCCCGGCCATCTCCGGCAGCTGCAGCGCCGCCTTCAACGCCTCCCGCTGCGCCCACAGCGCCGGGTCGCGCGGGTCGGGCCGCGCCGGACCGTCGACGTCCACGTTCAGCGCGCCCTGGTTCGGGTCGACCGGCGCGGCGCGGCGGGACGGCGCGGGCGCGCGGCCGGTCGCCGTCTCGCGCACCCGGCGCACCACGGCCGACTCGTCCTCCCAGCCGACCCACCAGGCCAACCGGGTCGCGTAGCCGTCCCGCTTGGCCCGGTCCTTGATCTGCGCCACGAACGGCACCATCGTCTTCAGCGCCTCGACCCGGCCGTCCACCGAGT
This genomic window from Saccharothrix sp. HUAS TT1 contains:
- a CDS encoding helix-turn-helix transcriptional regulator — encoded protein: MSKLWGMKEVADFLGVPVNTLYQWRTRNYGPPGKRIGKYVRFVPDQVKAWVDSLPDGLA
- the xerC gene encoding tyrosine recombinase XerC, producing the protein MPRPPLPLGTYGKIRTYQDSAGWRARTNFRDFDGVTRPVERRGRTEATAIRALKKALAERTAPVDSEGITPDMRFRTAAELWLREFQRAVDSGRRSPTSKETYESRLNGLVLPAIGDLRVRELTVPRLDKVVAAAQDLHSSATAKTVRTILSGVCGLAVRHGALPANPVRDVGRLEGKKSRPRALSEDELADLLGKLDDDEVAVRQDLPDLARWYAGTGERTGEGLAVHWEHLDLDAGVVNWGGSLIRVKGQGQRINTGKTDVSERALALPSWLVLNLRDRRVRVAERFGVAPEQLTGPVYPNTLGGLRDKHNTLARWREFRQRAGYPWVTFRTFRRSVATILDEAGLTARQIADQLGHSKVSTSQDVYMARRVTSRRAAEALEAVKGFRP
- a CDS encoding oxygenase MpaB family protein is translated as MADRFANRRRITSLDPERDHVEIMRLSSGYEFPWDYVRALEFALFRTYCVPSISALLAKTGEFERRPQKRYDDTALLMAELVDHGYDSPRGREALRVVNRLHGRYDISNDDMRYVLSTFIFDPIEWITKYGWRPLTDHERLAAFHFYTAVGARMGIKALPGSYEEYRTFKREYEASRFTYSDTNRAIGRYTLDLFCSWYPAPRSLTSRAVLAMLDRPMLDAFGFPAQPTWLTRAAELALHTRAHTVRLLPPRRTPRLTNDPRNRTYPGYPNTYRPSDLGAP
- a CDS encoding trans-aconitate 2-methyltransferase — translated: MWDPGKYLAFADHRSRPFHELVARVGAESPRRVVDLGCGPGNLTASLAERWPSAVLEALDSSPEMVSAARARGVDARVGDVASWEPAPDTDVVVTNAVLQWVPGHEDLLRSWVRALPSGAWLATQVPGNFSGPSHELVRSLVDASWPELRGLLRPSPVLDPRGYAEVLDGCAVDAWETTYLQRLEGEDAVLEWITGTALRPIRAALDDAGWAAFRGELAPALREAYPRRSDGTTWFPFRRVFAVAQVA